The window ATTGCATATTCGCAGGGCCTGGACGGACACCGGGTTGTACCTGTACAGGCTGTTACGGCGATCATCCTCAGTGTTACAGGAATTACCGGCACTATTATTTTTTTATCAGGGGCTTTTTCCTTGTCTTTTACCCTGACGGTTTGCACCACACAGATATGGCGCATACTTTCTGAATTCCTAAGGGCCGATTTCAGGGGTCACCAGAGGTTTTCCGCATATCAGGCAATGGCCGTCATTGCAGCTCTATCTTCGTTTGCAGTTTCACTTTTTCTAAAAAGCTATCCCGTACCGGTTGATATGAGCGCAGGGCTTTTATCATTATGGAGCCCCGGGGTGATAATACTCTTTCAGGCGGCATGGCTTGCATCGTTTCTTTATACCGGCAGAAGCACGGTCACCGGATCACGCATCCATTTTCATGTCATGAAGGACAGGATCTGAATACGAGAAGTACTTCCCTTATTTCATCCCTGAACGGTTCCCTTGACATGGATTTTTAACCTTATCTTCATAATGGCTTAACACTTCATATTTAACATCTTTCAAATTTTTTAAATATTCAGGAGGTAATATTATGCATTCTTCTATGAGGACTTTTCGGGGTATCGTTGCATTATTTGCCTTGGTGTTCATTACAGTAACCGGTTACGGTTGCGGCGGCGGAGGGAGTGACGGGATTGCGCTTATCGAAGAGGAATCTTCCGAACTTTCAGGCATGAGCATCTATTTCGGAAGCCTCAACGGCTCATCAGGCGCCTCCGGGTCACAGGGCGGAGATGACTACGCCGAGCAGTTCATCTCGGCAAGAAACAGCCTTATGGACTTTTATGCCATTACAGACAACAGTGATGAAATCAGCAGCAACGAGTGGGAAAGGCTGAAGACGGCATCGAAGACCTATACAAAGAACGGCTCGTTTGTCGCAATAAGGGGCTTCTGCTTCAATGACCCCCATTTCGGACATGCAAGTATAATCGGCACTGACGATTTCCTAACATATGAAGGATACGGGATGGGATCTCTCAGTATGCTCTATTCATGGATTGGCGATAATGCCGCACTTGCGCAGTTCAATCATCCGGGCGAGCAGAAAGGCGTATTCAATGACCTCGCCTGGTCTGAAGATGCTTCTCGCGGCATTTTTGCAATAGAAACAGCCAACAATGACTATTCCTGCGCGGATTTCAAATATTATCCTTATTATGTAACCGCACTCGACAAGGGATGGAAGGTTGCACCTTCGGCAAATCAGGAAAAGGCTTCGGCAGGGAAAATCAGCGTAAGGACTGCACTAATTGCGGAAAATTTATCACAGCCCGCTCTTCTGGATGCAATGAGGATGAGACGCATCTATGCTACTGATGACATCAATACAAGGATAATTTTCAAGTCCGGTAATGAATGGATGGGCTCTACGCTTTCGCCTTCAAAGGGTCAGGCCGAACTTGTCCTTATGGTGTCCGACGACGAGCCTGTCATAAGGCTTGAAATAATTACAAACAGGGGCATGGTGATCGCACTGAAGGAGATGTATGACTTTGCCGGCAATCTTGATACCACAGGCATTGAATATGTAAATTATATGGGCAGGGAATGGGTCAAATGGAAGGTAAGCGTATCATCTGCCCAGGGTTCTTACTATTTTGCCAGAATAACGGGAAAGAACACCCTGGATAGCGGCGGAAAAACCCAGGTCTCGATAACCGCACCCATATGGTTTGGCAATGTCGAACCTGCTTCCGGCGAATCGAAAACCCTGGCTCAAATCGAGCAGGAAATGCTCAACGGCAGCAAAATTTATTTCGGAAACATACACGGCCACTCGAACGTTTCAGATGGAGAGAATCCGCCAGAGACCGATTTCATTCTGGCCCAATACAGCCTCATGGATTTCTACGTGATTACCGACCATGACGCGCTTACCAGTGCCTCTGAATGGAAGACAAACGGTGAAGTGGCGGACCTTTACAACAAAGACGGCAGTTTCGTGGCGATGAGGGGCTTCGAGTGGAGTCATCCGGTGACGGGCCATATGTGCATCTACAACACGAGCGATTACACAACCTTTCTTGTCACGGGCCTGCTCAATGTAAACGACATATACAAGTGGATAGACAAGAGAGGAGCCCTTGCCCAATTCAACCATCCCGGAAGGGAAAGCGGTATATTCGGAGACCTCGCTCTTTATCATGATGCGGTAGATAACTTCTTCGGCATCGAGACCGGAAACAAGGACGTAGGCAACAATGATCTCGAATACTTCCCTTACTACATAACCGCACTCGACAAGGGATGGAAGGTTGCACCGACTTCAAACCTGGACAACCACACTCCGACAGCCAACAGCCACAGGACTGCCATGATAGCTGACGAACTGACGAGACAGGGACTTCTGGAGGCAATGAAGGCAAGGCGGATATATTCGACTGATGATCCGAACATAAGGCTTATACTCAAGTGCGGCGACACATTCATGGGTTCAAGCGCAGCAGCGACAAGCACAATGCAGGAAATCTCCTTGATGATATGCGATGACGAGCCGGTGACCAGGATTGAAATCATAACGAACGGAGGCGCGCTGGCCGCAGACAAATACGTCTATGACGCCCAGGGCAACTTCAATCCTGCAGGTATTCAATATGCCGAGTACAAGGACACACAATGGATCCTGTACAAGGTCTATGTTCCGGCAACTGCAGGTTCATACTACTTTGCCAGGGTGACAAGCAAAAACACGCTTGATGATGACGGAAAGATTCAGATGGCGGTAACAGCACCGCTCTGGTTTGAATGATTGTTAGGAATTTCTGTTTGATTATTATACCGGCTTTACGATACGGAAATATAAGATGATTTTTTCCGCGATAAAGATATGATATTTTTGCATTAAATCTTTGGTTTGGAGATCAGCGCAGTAAAGAAACTTATTGGGTGTGAAAATGACTGATTCAAATCACAACAGACTGAACATCATCATCAGGGTTTTGATTTTTATACTTTCCGTATTGTTCGCAGCAGTAGTCTATGTCTGGATAACATCCTTCGGCGGAGAATTTCTGATAATCGCGAGGAGAACATGGATACTCGCGATCTTCGCGGTCATGCTAGTGGCCGGTTCGTCCTTCGGGCTTCTAAGGGCTATGCAGAAAAAGGAACACCCTTCACCCTTTGTCATAAGGACAGTCTTTGCATTCATGAATCTCATTTCCGGAATAATCCTTTTCGTGATCTTCGGCTATCTGCTGCTCTGGGTCGTCGATTCCATGGACACTGTCGAACTAGCAGTCCTTTCGCTTCCATTCATTGGTTTCGGTCTTCTGCTCATCATCGACGGTGCGATCGCGCTCTTCTGTCTAAAAAAAGGCGGAGGAGGCGTGCCCGGCATGGTGATATCCGGATGCGCATTTCTCTTCCTGTTCGCCGCATTCGGGATAACGCTCCTTCTCTGGAACCCGGCCTATGCACCGAACATGGAGCATACGTGGCTCTTCAAAAAAGGCATGCCCGAAGGCAGGGGCTACCGCATACCTTCGATGCTCACAATGAAGGATGATCTCGGGCGTGATATTGTTATAGCCTTTGCTGAATCCCGCGCCGATGTAATGCTCGACTGGGGCGATATCGACCTGGTGATGCGCCGAAGTGTTGACGGCGGAAAAACATGGGGTTCGATACAGGTGCTGGTTGACGCGGGCGGACATACCGCCGGTAATCCCTGCCCTGTGTTTGACCGCGACACCAGGACGCTGTGGCTGCCGTACTGTATCGACAACAAAGAGGTCTGGATGATGAAGAGCACGGATTTCGGAAAGACCTTCTCAAAGCCGTTTCAGATAACGAAGGAACTCGGCCTCGAATTGAAATGCGACAGCTCTCCCCTGTGCATGGAATATGGCACAGGTCCCGGCACTGGCATTCAACTCAATAATTCCAGGCTCGTAGTACCCGCATATTTCTTCGGTCCGAGCATTAAAAGAGGCGCACATGTCATATACAGCGACGACCATGGAAAGACATGGCATAAGGGAAAAGACCTTGGCATCGGCGAAGAACCGCAGGCTTTCGTCATGGCGGACGGAACGCTTAACATGAACTGCCGCTATAAGCGCTGCCAGCCTAGACAGGTCGGTTTGAGCAGAGACGGCGGGAAGACATGGTTCAAACAGTATCCTGACAATGCCCTGATCGATGCCGAGACACAGGCATCCATCATCAGCCTGCCTGGAACGTCTGGAAATATCATTTTCAGCAACCCTGCAGGGTGCGCCAGAGGAAACATGACATTAAGGATGAGCCTCGATGATGGCGTGACCTGGCCTTTCAGCAGAGAAGTCTATAACGGGCCTTCATGCTATTCACAGCTCTGCACATTGCCGGACGGAGAAGTTCTGCTGCTGTTTGAAACCGGCAAATATGATTATCGAGAAGGATTAATGCTGGTAAGGTTTCCCCCCGGCTGGCTTAGAGAAGTCCTCAGGAAGTGACCTGGGTATTAACATTCTCTGCAGTGATTTCTATTTCTATCTCATTGATGGATGGCGCGGAAGCCAGGGATCAGTGGTTGAACTGGCTTTATTCTTTATGTTTGCATATGGCTCTTTTTCTTCATCATCCATCCCGGGTACGGGTTTTCTGATCCAGCCCGAATATCTGATTGCGGCACAACTGTTTTTTGAATCGATAACCTTCACATCAACATTTTTACTGAAGCTGCAAATTCTATTGCCATCCGGCCTGTCCAGAATATCGAACGGTTTTGACATGTGATAGTCTTTTAATGAAATGGAACCCAGACCGGCAACATATCCGTCCACCTGGATTTTCAGGTATCCTTCCTTTTCGTCAAGCACCTTTACAAAGGCATTTTCATATACAATTCCCTGCTCGTCTCCCTTGGGTTCTGTAAATATCCTGGTATTTTCTCCCAGCATCAGCATGTACCCGGAAAAGGGGACATCCGGTTGGGTTTGGGAATAAGCCCTGTCCGAGGCAGACAGGAAACATATAAGAATACCGGTAAAAACACTTAGCGATCTTTTCATCATATGCTCAGCCGCCTGATATTATTAATGAAGGTCAGAATGAATATCTAATATGCCTTGATACCTGTTTATGCAAGTCTCAAAGCATCTATCCCATATGTGGTTTATCAGACGCTTGCTTATGTTTGTCATTTGTAGGAGGCTGACCCCTCAGGTTTTCTGTGTGCTCCCGGTTAGCCTGCCCCCTTCACCGGATCATCTTCGACAAACTCAAGCAAGTCGCCGGGCTGGCATTTTAGATGTCTGCAGATAGCATCCAATGTGCCCAGCCTTATGGCCTTAGCCTTGCCTGTCTTTAAAATCGAGAGGTTCTGCTCAGTAATGCCTATGACTTGCGCCAGCTCATTTGACCTCATCTTTCGCCTGGCAAGCATCACATCGAGGTTTATTACGATAGCCATGCCCGCTGCCTCTAAACGGTAAGCTGCTGCTCTTCATAGAGCACCCGCCCTTCATCCATGACCCAGGCTATGAGCACGACCACTATACCGATGAGAAGTATTTTGATGTCATCCGAGCTTAGTCCCAGGCGGATTATGCGTTGTCCCGGGGGGTTGTGAAGCGTGAGCGCCATGCTCATCAACGGCTGCTGGACAATCCCTGCGGCAAACAGCCATAGGATCAACCTGCCCAGAGAGCGCAGACACTTGACCGAGCCTTCGGTAAATATCTCAGCCTTCTCATAAAGGCTGAACAGCCTGATCAGAAAATATACACAGGCCATTGCCACTCCGGAGGTTATGAAGCTCGCCGCAAGCGCCGTGAGCCTGGCGCTCAGCGGAAGGTTCTGCTGGACCGCAACCGGCAGATCATTGGGGATCATATCCTTGGGCAGTTGATTGAAAAATACCCAGAAAAGTATCTGGATAACGGGAATTAGAACAAGAACTACAGTAAAAATGACTCTCAACCTTTTGCTCAATGTTTGTACGCGCTCTATGGCATTCATATTCTCACCTCCAGTAATAATTATTATATATCATTTATTATTTATCGTTTGTCAATAAAAAAATGTCGGTATACAATTAAATTACAATTTCATGTTCTACGGGGTAAGGCTATTTGTTTTGATACCTTTTGTTCTCTCTTTCCTGTTTGAATTTTGGCCTGATGTTAAGATCGGTCGGTTAGAAACTGAAGGGGTCAGCTCCGGACAATTGACAAATTATATTTCATTTCCGGTTTCCGCCCAGTTCGTCAAAATCTGCAATGTCTTTACAAATTCAACTTTCTCATCTGTGAGATATTTCAAGAACTCTTCGAAGTCTTTGTGGATATTCTTAATGGGCTACCTTAGCCGTCTCAATTCTCAAATCTTCGACCAGGGACACCCGCTGACACCCTGAGAGCTTTTTTAAATAATCGACAGATTTTTTAGAATCATTTTTTTTTAAGATTTTGAGCGTCCTTTCCATAAAGCAACCATATCTCAAATAGCCATCCTTGAAAAACTTGATTTTAACGAAAAGCGTGAAATGTTGCTAATGCGGAACTTGAGGGAATGTTCATGATTTAATGATAAAGCATTTCATATTTTCATCAGCGTCCGTGGTAGGCCCAGGGGCTGAATGAAACTTAGCGGGACATTCATGATTTAATGATAAAGCAATTCATTTTGAAACTGCTTCAATCATAACGGTAGCTTGTTTCGCTTTTTCAATTGCTGCTTCCCTTGATAATGATTTTTGTTGCTCTTCCGGCAAATCCAATAACGGCCTAATATAGTCAGATTTAACTGCCCAGTTAACATTTTGAGGTAAGGTTCCAGATTCCTTCATAAATGGCATAATTGCTGCGGAAGAACTTATTATCCCAACAACCTGTCCTTTTTCGTTTATGAGTGCTCCACCAGAATTACCAGGCTGCACAGGAACAGTAATTTGAAAAAATGAAGCTGCATCTTGCAATCCGCTTAATGAACTAATAACACCTTCAGTATATTTAATTTCCTGCCCTAATATCGAAGATAATGGATATCCAACGGTAAACACCCTGTCTCCTGTCTTTGCAGACCTCATGGGGGCAATAGGCAAATATATTGGAGTTGGTTTTTCCACTTTCAAGATTGCAATATCGTTTATTGGATCAGACTGATATATTTTTGCTTCCATGGCTGTTGATCCAAAGTGGACTTTTATTTCTTTTGCGTTATCTACAACATGATTTGCAGTGGCAATGAAACCCTGATTTGAAATTGTAAAGCCAGTTCCAGTAATGATTGTTTGACCTGTGCTGCTAGCTGCTGGTTCGGAATTTTTTGGTACAGGGGCCAGCACCATTGGATTTCCTATTCGCATCTCTGCATCTTCGAAATATGTGCCAATCAGAGTTCCTTCTTTATTGGATATGAGTTTAGCAATATATTTAACCCTGCCTCTGTATATAATAAGCAAACAAACTGTCTTTCCGCTTACAGTGCCTTTGATGGTATAGTAAGATGACAAGCTCCCATAGACTTGAGATTTGTCCTGTTGAAGGTTAGCAATTCCCCACCCCTCGTAGTAAGAGTTCATCAGAGAGATTACTGCTGATTGCCAAAAATTCGGTGGTGGGTTCAGTTGGTCATAGTAGCTTCCGCTGACATTAATCTCAGGTGGTGTTGTGATTTGTGCTTGAAGCCACTTATCTTCTTCTTGGGCAGGGATAAGCCCAGCACAACCCGTAAAAAGAAAAAACGTAAATACTACAATCAGTTTCTTCATAATTGAACCCACCTTACTCTATGACTTTGTCTTACTTCATATGTAAATACACGTTTTAGTCAAGTAGGTTCTGATTTTG of the Desulfomonilia bacterium genome contains:
- a CDS encoding CehA/McbA family metallohydrolase — protein: MHSSMRTFRGIVALFALVFITVTGYGCGGGGSDGIALIEEESSELSGMSIYFGSLNGSSGASGSQGGDDYAEQFISARNSLMDFYAITDNSDEISSNEWERLKTASKTYTKNGSFVAIRGFCFNDPHFGHASIIGTDDFLTYEGYGMGSLSMLYSWIGDNAALAQFNHPGEQKGVFNDLAWSEDASRGIFAIETANNDYSCADFKYYPYYVTALDKGWKVAPSANQEKASAGKISVRTALIAENLSQPALLDAMRMRRIYATDDINTRIIFKSGNEWMGSTLSPSKGQAELVLMVSDDEPVIRLEIITNRGMVIALKEMYDFAGNLDTTGIEYVNYMGREWVKWKVSVSSAQGSYYFARITGKNTLDSGGKTQVSITAPIWFGNVEPASGESKTLAQIEQEMLNGSKIYFGNIHGHSNVSDGENPPETDFILAQYSLMDFYVITDHDALTSASEWKTNGEVADLYNKDGSFVAMRGFEWSHPVTGHMCIYNTSDYTTFLVTGLLNVNDIYKWIDKRGALAQFNHPGRESGIFGDLALYHDAVDNFFGIETGNKDVGNNDLEYFPYYITALDKGWKVAPTSNLDNHTPTANSHRTAMIADELTRQGLLEAMKARRIYSTDDPNIRLILKCGDTFMGSSAAATSTMQEISLMICDDEPVTRIEIITNGGALAADKYVYDAQGNFNPAGIQYAEYKDTQWILYKVYVPATAGSYYFARVTSKNTLDDDGKIQMAVTAPLWFE
- a CDS encoding DUF2975 domain-containing protein codes for the protein MNAIERVQTLSKRLRVIFTVVLVLIPVIQILFWVFFNQLPKDMIPNDLPVAVQQNLPLSARLTALAASFITSGVAMACVYFLIRLFSLYEKAEIFTEGSVKCLRSLGRLILWLFAAGIVQQPLMSMALTLHNPPGQRIIRLGLSSDDIKILLIGIVVVLIAWVMDEGRVLYEEQQLTV
- a CDS encoding exo-alpha-sialidase, giving the protein MTDSNHNRLNIIIRVLIFILSVLFAAVVYVWITSFGGEFLIIARRTWILAIFAVMLVAGSSFGLLRAMQKKEHPSPFVIRTVFAFMNLISGIILFVIFGYLLLWVVDSMDTVELAVLSLPFIGFGLLLIIDGAIALFCLKKGGGGVPGMVISGCAFLFLFAAFGITLLLWNPAYAPNMEHTWLFKKGMPEGRGYRIPSMLTMKDDLGRDIVIAFAESRADVMLDWGDIDLVMRRSVDGGKTWGSIQVLVDAGGHTAGNPCPVFDRDTRTLWLPYCIDNKEVWMMKSTDFGKTFSKPFQITKELGLELKCDSSPLCMEYGTGPGTGIQLNNSRLVVPAYFFGPSIKRGAHVIYSDDHGKTWHKGKDLGIGEEPQAFVMADGTLNMNCRYKRCQPRQVGLSRDGGKTWFKQYPDNALIDAETQASIISLPGTSGNIIFSNPAGCARGNMTLRMSLDDGVTWPFSREVYNGPSCYSQLCTLPDGEVLLLFETGKYDYREGLMLVRFPPGWLREVLRK
- a CDS encoding prolipoprotein diacylglyceryl transferase family protein, whose translation is MVFGMAVAYVLLRSLKVPVFSIMIAFASIIVLCLPAAAIVARIIEGKKHTFTVGGASFIGIILAPWIFLAIDSFEPIRFNVPVMAVLAAMSIGYAFGEGMGRLACISFGCCYGKPLKECSAPVRKLFSRFHFVFHGDTKKIAYSQGLDGHRVVPVQAVTAIILSVTGITGTIIFLSGAFSLSFTLTVCTTQIWRILSEFLRADFRGHQRFSAYQAMAVIAALSSFAVSLFLKSYPVPVDMSAGLLSLWSPGVIILFQAAWLASFLYTGRSTVTGSRIHFHVMKDRI
- a CDS encoding serine protease; the encoded protein is MKKLIVVFTFFLFTGCAGLIPAQEEDKWLQAQITTPPEINVSGSYYDQLNPPPNFWQSAVISLMNSYYEGWGIANLQQDKSQVYGSLSSYYTIKGTVSGKTVCLLIIYRGRVKYIAKLISNKEGTLIGTYFEDAEMRIGNPMVLAPVPKNSEPAASSTGQTIITGTGFTISNQGFIATANHVVDNAKEIKVHFGSTAMEAKIYQSDPINDIAILKVEKPTPIYLPIAPMRSAKTGDRVFTVGYPLSSILGQEIKYTEGVISSLSGLQDAASFFQITVPVQPGNSGGALINEKGQVVGIISSSAAIMPFMKESGTLPQNVNWAVKSDYIRPLLDLPEEQQKSLSREAAIEKAKQATVMIEAVSK
- a CDS encoding helix-turn-helix transcriptional regulator, which codes for MAIVINLDVMLARRKMRSNELAQVIGITEQNLSILKTGKAKAIRLGTLDAICRHLKCQPGDLLEFVEDDPVKGAG